The region TGATGGAGTTCGTAGAAAAATCTATGCTTTATGTCTGCTGTTGTAGCAAATATGGAAGAGACATGCTTTAATTTTTGTTAGTGTTATTTGtgaaaattgagaagagagattTTAATAGTGTATCGTAAAAAAGAGAGAATTTAATTTGTGGGCATTTGGAACTAGCCAAGTAGCGTTTTAGAGAGTGCTTTAGTTGCTAGCGCCTAGCGGAGCTTCCAAGTTGCTCCTTGGGTAATTGAGCTTCACATGTTGTTTGTTTTGTGCTTTCAGTTAGTTTTGCCAGTTAGTGAAAGACAATATGGAATCAGCTTCATTTAGCTTGTAACTTTTATCTGCATATTCTGACCCTTTTTAACGTTTAATTACAATTATATTGGATTGCATCTTTACTGACCCTTTTGAGAAGGATAATAAGCATTGTTCATTCTTTCTACTAGTATTGTTGAATACCTTGTTGTAGTGGTAGTTTGATATCATTATAGTCATATTTGAGCAAATAATAGTGTGATTTTTCTCTTAATGTTTTACCTTGATTTGGTAtcactaattaaataatttttgctTCTTCTTCTGAAGGTGATACTGCATTAGCAAATAATGTTGCGAGCGAAGCATATTGGAAATCTTTCTAACAGTGCAAGATCCTTCTTTTTAAGTGGGTCACGGTGTAATGCAGGGGATGGTAGTTCTTGCACTTGCTCTGAGGATGAAGCTTGTGTTTCACGAAGGCAGCATCTCCGGCATGGAGGTGCACTTGCCCAAAATCAACCCACCTTGGTATCCAGAACGACAGCAAGAGTAGGAAGTTTTGTTCCAGGAGATGCAGTTAAAGTTATCGGTTCACAAAAAGCTAATATCGTTCACCCTGCTTCTTTGAAGCAAGCTGAAATTGCTCCAAAAAAATTGGTGATATCAGATTGTGTAAGTTATGCTAATGTCGTTGAAAATGTTGAGAAGGATGTGGATAACACTTTGCCTCCTATTTCAGACCAGTTTGTTAAGGCTGGTGTTGCAGCTGTAACTTTTCTTTCTGATATTGTGAATTACAAGTTTCCTTTATCTGATGGAATTGGAGTGCTTAACTTCCCCAAAAATTGTATGGTTGATCCCACCAGGATTTCTAGTATCAAACCATCACATGTGAAACACATCAAAAGAGAGAACTTTTCTAGTGTTCATCCTAGATCATCTGCTGAGGCAGCTGTCCAGTTGAATTCTACAAGTAATTCGCACGGGGTAAAGACTAAAGGTGGTAAATCTAGTGCAAGTAAGGGTGTAAATAATGTTCCTCATACCAAGACTGGAAACTCATGGGGCAGTCGAAGTGTACCTACAGATGCCCGGGATAAAAAGGCTGTACCAAATAGAACTAGGTCTCTTATAAATAGCTTCAAAGCAGATTTTAGTTCTAACTATCATCAGGCTTCAGATGCAGGGTCTGAGGGGTGTGTTAATAAAGGCTTTAACAGGCCCCCAAGagatgtgaaatatccaaacgcATATGCTTCAAGCAGGAGGCCATCTGCTTATAGTTTTAATCCTGTTGAAAGTGTTTCCCGGATGCTGCAAGGAATGAAGTGGGGGCGTGCTGCTGAAGAGAAGCTTGAAAATCTCAATTATGTGATGGATGCATATCAGGCAAACCAAGTTCTAAAGCAACTTCAAGACCATACCGTTGCTCTTGGTTTTTTCTACTGGTTAAAACGGCAAGCAGGATTCAAGCATGATGGGCACACTTATACCACAATGGTTGGCAACCTTGGTCGTGCTAGGCAGTTTGGTACCATAAACAAATTGCTTAATGAGATGGTGAGGGAAGGTTGCCAACCAAATGTTGTAACGTATAATCGATTGATTCACAGCTATGGCCGAGCAAACTACTTACAAGATGCAGTTAATGTGTTCAATCAAATGCAGAAAGCAGGGTGTGAGCCTGACCGGGTGACATATTGCACGCTGATTGACATTCATGCTAAGGCTGGTTTTCTTGACATTGCTTTACGTCTGTATGATAGGATGCAAGGGGCAGGTCTTTCTCCCGACACATTCACTTACAGCGTCATAATCAACTGTCTTGGGAAGGCTGGTCACTTAACTGCAGCCCACAATCTTTTTTCTAAGATGGTTGGCGAAGGTTGCATTCCCAACTTAGTCACCTACAATATCATGCTAGCTTTGCAAGCCAAAGCAAGGAACTATGAGGCTGCATTGGAGCTTTACCGTGGGATGCAGAATGCAGGTTTTGAACCAGATAAGGTGACTTACAGCATAGTAATGGAGGTGCTTGGTCATTGTGGGTTTCTTGAGGAAGCAGAAGATATGTTTAATGAGATGAGACAGAGAAACTGGGTCCCCGATGAACCAGTTTACGGTCTTTTAGTAGATCTCTGGGGTAAGGCTGGTAATATTGAGAAGGCTTGGGCATGGTATGGAGCAATGCTTGAGGCAGGGTTGCAGCCGAATGTACCCACTTGTAATTCTATGCTCAGTGCTTTGCTTAGGGTGCATCGGCTATCCGATGCGTATAACCTGCTGCAAGGCATGGTGGATTTGGGTCTCAACCCTTCTTTACAAACTTTTACTTTACTTCTCAGTTGTTGTACAGAAGCGCGGTCCCCTCATGACATGGGGTTTTGTAGCAAGCTCATGGAAATTACAGGCCATCCTGCACATACATTTATATTGTCCATGCCATCAGCAGGCCCAGATGGTCAAAATGTACGAGATCATGTGAATAGATTCTTGGATCTGATGCATAGTGAGGATAGAGAAGGCAAGAGGGGACTAGTTGATGCAGTGGTAGATTTTCTTCACAAGTCAGGGCTCAAAGAGGAGGCTGGCTCTGTTTGGGAGGTGGCTGCACAAAAGAATGTGTATCCCGATGCAGTCAAGGAGAAAAGCAGTAGTCATTGGCTTATCAACCTTCATGTTATGTCAGATGGTACTGCTGTTACTGCGCTTTCTAGAACACTTGCCTGGTTTCGCCGAGAGATGCTAATGTCAGGAGCTTGCCCAAACCGAATTGAAATTGTGACTGGATGGGGCCGTAGGAGCAAGGTCACAGGAACTTCTCTAGTGAGGCAGTCAGTGCAGGAGTTGTTGCGAATGTTTAGCTTCCCTTTTTTCACTGAAAATGGCAACACTGGTTGCTTTGTGGGGTGTGGCGAGTCTCTTGGCAAATGGCTGCTCCATCCTTGTGTGGAAAGGATGCATTTGTTCTAGTAAATTATGAGTTTTCAGCATAGTCATTATTGTGGAAACACAATTTTGTCACTGGAGAAATAGGAGAAGATCTCGGCCATATGCTTTAGTGTACAGTTATATATTGAGAACTGGATCTTTAAGTtgttaaatgagaaatttttttgTTCTCTTAAATTGTTTGCACTTTGATAATTTGCTGAACTATCCGAAAAGAGGCATAGTAGGACTGAGAATCCATGTCACCTTCATCATATTCAAGTTCTTATGAAGAATGAGTGATGGATAACAATGGTACATCACTATACTGTATCGATAGATTAACTATTTCTTAATCAGGAGGAAAGGATGCATAGACTATAGTTTTCTAGATACCCTTTTAAGATACTGATCAGTAATTAAAGTGGTTGCTGCAATACATTGGTTGCTTTGCATTCAAGACCAAGTAATCAGTCACTATAGAGTTAGAGCTAGACTAAAAGATTCACTATGCTTAAAATTGTAGTTTAATTAAACCTTTTTAGGTGTGGTTATAGGggctaaaatatataaataaataaatatatatgtatatatatatatatcttagatCTAAAGGTTCCaccctgaaaaaaaaaaaaaaaattaaaatattccCAATATCCAATGAGAGATAAAAAGTGGGTACTTAAAAACTATTTTTCCCTGGTTGAAGACTGAAAAGCATATTCCATTATCCTTACAGATGTTGATAAGATAGTAAAGAAAATCCCATCTCcatgaaataaattatttattattattataattacaaCCCTTGACCAGCTCCACCTGTCACTGAAAAATGTCACAATCATTACTTGCTAATTTTAATGAAACAAATATTTTGTTCAAAACACGATCACGTAGTGAAGTGAACTTTTGCACAACAAAGTTATTTGCATGGTTTCTTtactttcttttgttttattgaCTCACTATTACTACTGCTCCATCTATAGGCTACAATAGTATACATTGAAACTAATTGGCTTGTCTATTGGCATGAACTACAAACATTAACTTTGAAAAGAAGTGGACCAAATTTTGCATCAGGAGCAAGCAGTTTGATTGGTCTCTTTTAATTACCAGATTTTCTTTTATGGTATTGGAATGCCTAAATGttacaatatatacaaatatacatACATACAAAAAAGGTGCTATTTCAGGAAAATGCAAGCATGAGAAGAGAATGGTGCCcaagggaaaaaagaaagaaagagagattaTTACTTTGGTTTGGACTTGATAATGATAGAAAGCATTGCAttgagttttattttattttatttcaactTTCTAGCATAAAGATTTTGGTGGTAAAATAAAGAAAGTAGTTGCTCCCCCTTTTCACCCATTTTTTCTCTAATGCTTTATTGTAATCCAACCAGATAATTACACCTATCTTTTTCTTGTCACATTAGGGATTTCCTCCTCATACTCCAGATTTATAATTACTTAAATGACATAAATTTCCCAATGGTTTAGGTTATTCAATGTTACCATCTCTCTCCCTCTTTTCCTTCTCTTATTGACTTGGAAATGTTGAGTTCTAAAGTTCAATTTTACTATTTCACTTGGTAATACTTTGTCATTCTCTTCTTCATGAAAATCCCATTTAATTAttgataaaataatttatttaagttttttttttagtgGTGATGAGAATGTCTAACCGAccacaaattattattattattgagcCAACCGTTATTTTCTGTGGAATACATGTAACTAAATCCAAGCAACAATTTTTCTttcaattataaaaatttaagtatttatttcatatatattttttaatttcccTAGCAATAGCTGGAGTAATTTGTGATTATACAAcgttaaatataaataaataaaatttgcgAATTTGAAGGAATTTGTAACAAATTAGAAATAAACACATGTGCATTTCATTTTCAAACGTGAGATAAAGCAAATTTCttagctcaaaaaaaaaaaaaaaaaagcaaaaagacattttataatttaattaaataagaggGTTAATTAGAGTGAAGGATATATCATTTCTGTTTTGATCTTGGATTTTGGTATTAGGAAATTTCATATCAAACCTCTCTCTCTCTGGGTAGGTGGTGTCTGTGTGCGTGCTCACACAGAGCGACCCGAACCCGACTCCGAAACCCATACCCAGTTAGTTCCTCCCTCTATCTCTCTCTTCACGCACTCACCCACTCTCCTCTTCGATTTCGCGGCCGATCGCTCTACGGCGTCTCCGCCTTCGTCTCCGGCTACAAGTTCCAATTAATTCCCTCGCATTTTCATTCATCTACTATTTTCTTGCTCTGTTACAAGTAAGTTATACTGCACTCTCTCTTTCCTTTTCTCTCGCTCTATATCTCTATGTCAGTATGTGTGTATGTATATAGAGGAATGTACAACGATATGTGTGCGTTGTAATTGTATCTTTTATACGCTTTTGTATTTAGGCGTATGCATGTGAATCAATCGGATAGATTAAGAGGATGGGGAACAAGAAAAGAAATCTTGCGGCGCGTCCTAAACAATCGCCGGCGGCTTCACCGGCGGCGGTGACTAAGCAAGTCGTCGACGGAGCCGCCGGAACCGCTGATGGTCTAAGTTCAGATGAACTGGAGCCTAGCCTGAGTCCCGATACCCCCAATCCTGCTGCTGAGAGTAAGATCCTATCGCTGAAGTCGATTGAATCGGACGCTTCTTCTGAAGCTAATGTCAAACTCGATTGCGACCGAGCCCTTATGGCGCTTCGGCGCGGGAACCATACCAAGGCTCTGAAGTTGGCGAAGGAGTTATGTCAGCGGTACGAAAAGTCGCCTCATTTGGCTATTGTTTACAGAATTCAAAGTACTGTATGTAGCAAGGTGGCCTCTCTTATCGAAGACCAAAACGTCAAGTACCGGCATTTGAGGCGCGCAATTGACTCGGCTCGTAGAGCAGTGGAGTTGTCGTCGAACTCGATCGAGTTCGGGCATTTCTACGCGAACTTGCTGTTTGAATCAGCCAATGAAGCGAAGGAGTATGAGGAGGTCGTGCGGGAATGTGAGCGTTTGCTGGCAATTGAAAACCCTGTCGATCCTGCTACGGAGAGCTCACAGGAGGAGAGCCAGCAAAAGCTATCAACGCCAGAAGCTCGAATTGGTAATGTGCAGAATGAGATAAGACAGCTGATCCAAAAGGCTAATATTGCCTCGATATCGTCCTGGATGAAGAATTTGGGAAACGGGGATGACAAGTTTCGGCTGATTCCATTAAGGAGGATCACGGAGGATCCAATGGAGGGGAGGTTGCCTCCAACTAGGAGGCCCAATGAGATTAAGAAGGCCACCAAGACACAAGAAGAGCGAAGGAAGGAGATTGAAGTTAGAGTTGCTGCAGCTAGGTTGTTGCAGCAGAAGTCTGAGGTGCCCCAGTTGGAAAATGAGGGCGACAAGACTGATAAGGGATTGGATTCACTTTCAGCATCTGGTCAGAGAGCTGGTGACCGGCGGAAGTCTAGCAATACAAGGAAAAGTCAATCTTGTGCGGAAAACAGGGATTTTGTGAGGTCATTTTGGAATTCCATTAGTGTTGATAAGAAGAGAGACTTACTTAAAATTGGGGTTTCTGATCTTAAATCCCATTTCGCTTGGTTGAAGGATGGCTTGGCAAATGAAGTTTTATTAGAAGCCTTGTCTTTTGCTGAGACTAATAGTGGTAGGAAGTGGAGATTCTTGGTTTGCTGCAGGTGTAACGAGAGATTTGCGGATTCTGATTCTCACTTGCGTCACATTACGGAAGAACACATGGCAAGACTTTTGCCTAAAATGAAGTCAATGTTGCCTGAAGAGGTTAATAGTGAATGGACTATGATGCTTCTTAATTGTGCTTGGAAGCCCGTGGATGTGTCAGCTGTAGTTAAAATGGTTCGAAATCAAACAAAATGTAAAGATTCTGAATTTGTCGAGGATTGCACTTTGGGGAAAAATATGGGGGATTGTGACGACAAACTTCCCAACATACAGCCTGGACAATGTCATGAGGACAATGGCTCTATGGCTTACTGTTCTGTTGCTGATAGCTGGCCTGTATCTGATGACTCTGAGTGTTTAAAGCTTCTTGAGAGAATATCTGCTGCATTTGAGGTGCTTGTCAGGAATAAATGTCTTGCAACAAGCCATGTTAACTGGGTGATACAAATTGCGTTTGATGAATTACAGAATATGAATTTAGGATTCCAGCTTCTTAACAATGAGGTGATGCAAACACCTATGTGCATTTGCTTTTTGGGAGTCTCCGAGCTTCAGAAAATCCTCAATCTCTTACAGGATTTATCTCATTCTTGTGGTTTAGGTAGAAATTCTGATAAAAGTATTAGTATCATGGATGATGCTAATAATGCTAGCCAAAGTCTAGAGATTAAGGAGTTACTTGTTCTCAGTGCAGATGCATTATTTGTACTTCTTGATGAATGTTTGTTATCAGATGAATCCCCTCATATTAGCAGTCATCGTGATGCCACAGGCAAGGCTGGAGCTGTTGCTTCTGCAGTGGTCAGCAATGTGAATAATAATGATTCCAGTGCTTTTCTGTCCTGGATATATGCAGGTCCAACTAGTGGAGAAGAATTAGCATCATGGATGCGTGTAAAAGAAGAAAAAGCAAGTGAAGGAATGGAAATACTCCAGATGATTGAGAAGGAGTTTTATCAATTACAGAGCCTCTGTGAGCAAAAATGTGAGCATTTAAACTACGAAGAAGCGTTACAAGCAGTAGAAAAGCTCTGTGTTGAAGAAAATAGGAAGAGGAAAGAATCCAGAGACTATGTCCATCAAAGTTTTGATTCTATTCTGAAGCAGCGGAGAGAGGAGTTGGAGAGTGACAATGATGGGACGACAGTCAGAAGTCGATTTGAGTTAGATGCTGTATTAAACATTATAAAAGAAGCAGAAGCTCCGAATGTCAATCAATTTGGTTATGAGGAAACATATTGTGGTTTGACGTCTCAGTTATGTGATTTGGAATCTGGTGAAGACTATATGCTTCGAGTGGAGACTTGTATAGAAGCTTCAATCCGAAGACACAAAGAACATATACAAGTGGAGGTCAGTGTTTTTCAGTTTTGATATGCTTTCATTAGTTGAGGACGGGCACTTATAATTTTTGGTTGCTTTGTCATGCAGCTTAGCAAAACTGATGCAAAGTTAATGCGAAATGTTAATGTCTTGGAGCAGTTGAAACTTAAGCTTGGCTCTATTGCTGTCCATGATTATCATTCAATATTGCTGCCTCTTGTGAAGTCATACCTGAGGGTTTGTATTCATCGAGTTGAAAATTTGCCTTAGTCTTTAGCAGTTATTTCTTGATTGTATCTATGCTTTTATTCTCTTCTTACAGGCACATTTGGAGAGATTAGCTCAGAAGGATGCCACAGACAAGTCTGATGCTGCAAGAGAAGCATTTTTAGCAGAACTTGCTCTTGATGACTCTAAGAAGGTTGTCAGGGGGGGAAGTGATAATTCGAGACATGCTCAGGAGAAAACAAAGGATAAGAAAAAGAACAAGGAATCTAGGAAAGCCAAATATTCAAAGGTTTCGATTGTTTGGTGTGATTTTTTTTAGGTGGTGGTTGTAAATATGTGTAGAAACAAGCATGACAATAAATGTGAAGCTCACCTGTTTCCCCTCCCTGTGGTgtgtctttatttatttttttctttcttccacAGGTTACTGGTGTTTCTGAGCCACAGAAACATGATGATGAGATTGATGACCCAGTGTAAGTGTCCTTCTCTCACTGCTCAAATTAATTTCACTCTTTAGTTAATTGCTCTCTAATCAGTATTTTTTACCGGTCTATGAAATAAGGCACATTCATTTTAATGTATGTATATTGTCTCTTGCTGCAGTTCCTTACCAGTTGCATATGATGCCGATCATCCAGATTCTGAGATCATTGTTTCTGTGGATGGTGATAAAATACAGCAACAGGAAGAGGAACTCAGGCGAAGAATTGAACTTGAAGCAGAGGAAAGAAAGCTTGAAGAAACTTTGGAGTTCCAAAGACGAATGGAGAATGAAGCTAAACAGAAGCACCTTGCTGAGCAACATAAAAAAGCAACACAAACATATCATGAGAACGTGGCAGAGGGGATGCATGATGCAAGCTTGAAATTTGATTCTGTTGATTTAGATGCAAGTGAGCAATTTAAACCTTCAACGCTGGTAAGCATTATTTGGTTGCAAATGCTGTGTTTTATTCACTCTCTTTCTGATAAGAGCAAGATATTGAATTTGATACTGGAGTTTATTTAAAAAGCATTTGGGTTCGCTTTAATTTGGAAACAATGTACTTTTAAAGAGGATCTTGGAGTCTTTGAAAAACCCAATGAATTTGCACTCTTTTAGGAGCACTTGGCAAGCAAGTCAGAGGAAATCCTCGCGCCTCACCATTCTGCACTGCCTATCAACTATTCTGCCACTCCCTGTACTCAAATTAGCAGAGATAATCAGGCCAAAATTGTACAAGGtggattatttttttttcttttttttttagatgaGAGTTGGGATGCACTTTAGAACTGCTATAATGGTCTCTTTTATTACAGCAGGCCTTCCTAATGAAGGAATTACCGAGGATGGTTTTGTGCCTTCTGAACGACGATCTGGAAGAAGCAGAAGAAAGCAAAAGAGTTCTGTCAAAGCTCCTGTTGGAAAGCATCAATCCTTGTCATCGCCAAGGGAAAGTGTTGAAGTTGGGAGTTCACTTACTGAGGGTGGTTTAATAGAAGTCCATAGTAGCAGCAGTAAGTTCCAGAATTAATTGACTCTGCacctaattattattattaatattttaagtaTGATAATAAAAACAAAGTCATACACATGTGGTAGATTTTTTTCAATTATGTTTGTATTCCGTTGCTATTTCGGGTCAAACTACATTTTTCTAAATGGTTACTACGTTAATGTAGTTGCTCTTCATTAACTTTTCTAACTATCTATTTTGTTATTATATATCAATAAAAAAGAAAGGCACAGTTCTCGTGAAGGTTTTATATTTAACGACATTTCTAGATACCTTGTTATCGTAGTCATAGAGGATTGGTTGTGCTAGTGTTTTTAAATTCCTACTTTTTGGTGACGAAAATTGTAGAATATTGTTTTAACAGTTTATGAAAGATCGAGTGATTTTTGCATTTTTAAAAGATGGTTCTATTGGCACTCATTTTTTCTCTCCTTAcccttttttttaattaattatttatttacaaaTATATCATTGTATAACATGACACCTGTAGGTTTAAACGATAAAATGTTATTTCTTAACCTAAGCATCCCACAACATATTTAgtattacatttattatttttaagaaattaaaattatACAAAATGTGAGCAATTAGTTAACAAAATATTGATGTGGAAAAATGTGTTTTAATGGTTAAATGATAAAACTAATGAATACTAAAGTATAAGGTGGAGAATTTTTTTTATCAGTGTCATTGTCTATTTAACAGAGTGCCAATAAATTCAATTCTCTTGAAGATGcgtttataatatttttcaaaaggATAACTAATTAACTAATTGAGTTTTTTTTAGTATTTAAACAGATTTGTATAATAATTCTTAAAAACTAAACTATTccacttagattttttttttgttttttatttaaatttaaatttgaattaggatttattttatatttaaatttgttttatatttaaatttaaattattgttATGTAGTTTTGAAGCATCtggatttttttttgaattagGTTTATAAATATCTCCATGAATTAATGAGGAGTAGTTTATTATACCAGCTTATCTCTGCATTCTTTTTTCTCTTGTACTGCCTCGTTCAGTTGACACATATAAACTTCTGTTATTTAAATCAGTTAAGTCTGTATTGGGAGACGATGAGGGTAAATCATTAAGACACGTACAAGCAGAAGACGATGATGAAGAAAGGTTCCAAGCTGACCTAAAAAAGGCTGTGCGCCAAAGCCTTGGTAAAATTTCTGTAACATAATTTAAGTTTAACTATTAATtattgtttatatgttatgtgatTGAATCTAAACTGGacttcattttcttttttaagAATTAGAATTATAGCTTATGACATGTGTACACCATGAAGTTATTTTGTTTACCTTATAAGATCTTTCTTAGTGTAAAGTTCTGTCACTTCCTTCCATAAGCATGTAAACTTCTTTGTCACTTCCTTCCCTAAGCAAATCAGGAAACAAAATACTTGCTCTATACCATAGATAATCAAAACctttaatgaaaaaatattttctttaactAATAATTTTCTCTTCTTGTTCTGGAAGTTTCAATATATATGTTCAATATTTTAGTGATTAAAAAGACCAAAGAGTTCAATGATTGGCTCAATCAATAAATTGGCAGTAAAAAAATGAGGCACAAACACGACCCATTTGTTCTGGAAGTTTCACTATATATGTTCAAATTTTTCTCTTCTTGTTAAGTCAAATTATCTCTTTTCACCAGTGAGCAGATCTTACAGTGGTTCTTTGTTACCTTGTGTATCGGTTTATGTTACTGGTGTACTGTTTAACCTTATACTTGTGCTGTTTTACAGACACATTTGAAGCACAGAAAAAGCTGCCCTCTGTTTCTAGTTTGAAGATGCTGCAAATGGCTTCTGGAGAAGTAGATAGTGGGAGTGGTGCATCCAATGATGACCAAGTGGATAATATGATCAAAGATAATAAAGTTGGTGCAGGATTGAAAAATGAAGTTGGTGAATACAATTGCTTTCTGAATGTAATTATACAGGTGAGTTTCTTATGATGAGTTAGTTGTGGAATGTATAATCTTTGTGCGTCTTTCTTTTATCTAATTTTGTCAGCACATTGACTGTTTTGACTTTTATTTTGTATACAGTCATTATGGCACATTAGACGGTTTCGAGATGAATTCCTGCAGAAGGCAACATCAGAGCATGTTCATATGGGTGATCCATGTGTTGTCTGTGCACTATATGAAATTTTCTCTGCCTTGAGTATTGCATCTATTGATTCATGGAAAGAAGCAGTCGCTCCTACTTCTTTGAGAATAGCTTTGAGCAACCTATATCCAGATAGTAATTTCTTCCAAGAGGTAACCTGTTTTTGCATAATTACTAGGATAGTTATTTTCATTATCTGCTCATGAGTCTGGCATAATTTGCATTTTGTAAGGTTTGATTGAGATGTGTGAAATTTCAGGCTCAGATGAATGATGCTTCTGAAGTATTGGGAGTAATATTTGACTGCCTTCACCGGTCATTTACTCCTGGTTCAAGCATTTCTGATACTGAATCAGTGGCAAGTAGCTGCATGGGGTCTTGGGATTGTGCAAGCAATACTTGTATTGTGCATTCCATTTTTGGAATGGACATTTTCGAACGTATGAATTGCTACAATTGTGGACTGGAGTCTAGGCATCTCAAGTACACCTCTTTCTTTCACAATATAAATGCCAGTGCTCTCCGGACAATGAAGGTATGAACTTTTTACTTATGGTTGAGAACTTACTGATGCTGTCTTGTGGGTTGGTTGGTTCATCTAATCTTGATGTTTTTTTTGCTATTAAGGTCATGTGTGCTGAAAGTTCTTTCCATGAGCTTTTAAATTTTGTTGAGTTGAATCATCAGTTGGCATGTGATCCTGAGGCTGGAGGCTGTGGGAAGCTTAACTACATCCACCACATTCTCTCATCTCCACCACATGTTTTCACTACGGGTGAGTTAACACAACAGTTTTTGAGTGAATTCACTTTTATTAAAGGAGCTAGGAAGAACGCCACATGTTAACTAGAGATATACTTTGTCTTGCAGTTCTTGGATGGCAAAACACTTCTGAGAGTGTTGATGATATAAGAGCAACATTATCGGCTTTTAATACTGAGATAGATATCAGTGCCATTTATCGTGGTCTAGATCCAAAGAACACACATGGCTTGGTTTCTGTGGTATGTATATTTTGAAAAATCTTGAAGCACACGGTTATTTACTCTTCGTACTGCAAAATTTCAtgtaaataaaatagaaatcttTTGTTCGGTTGACAAAAATAATTATCCTTCTTATCCATTGAACTTATC is a window of Humulus lupulus chromosome 4, drHumLupu1.1, whole genome shotgun sequence DNA encoding:
- the LOC133830455 gene encoding uncharacterized protein LOC133830455 isoform X2, with the protein product MGNKKRNLAARPKQSPAASPAAVTKQVVDGAAGTADGLSSDELEPSLSPDTPNPAAESKILSLKSIESDASSEANVKLDCDRALMALRRGNHTKALKLAKELCQRYEKSPHLAIVYRIQSTVCSKVASLIEDQNVKYRHLRRAIDSARRAVELSSNSIEFGHFYANLLFESANEAKEYEEVVRECERLLAIENPVDPATESSQEESQQKLSTPEARIGNVQNEIRQLIQKANIASISSWMKNLGNGDDKFRLIPLRRITEDPMEGRLPPTRRPNEIKKATKTQEERRKEIEVRVAAARLLQQKSEVPQLENEGDKTDKGLDSLSASGQRAGDRRKSSNTRKSQSCAENRDFVRSFWNSISVDKKRDLLKIGVSDLKSHFAWLKDGLANEVLLEALSFAETNSGRKWRFLVCCRCNERFADSDSHLRHITEEHMARLLPKMKSMLPEEVNSEWTMMLLNCAWKPVDVSAVVKMVRNQTKCKDSEFVEDCTLGKNMGDCDDKLPNIQPGQCHEDNGSMAYCSVADSWPVSDDSECLKLLERISAAFEVLVRNKCLATSHVNWVIQIAFDELQNMNLGFQLLNNEVMQTPMCICFLGVSELQKILNLLQDLSHSCGLGRNSDKSISIMDDANNASQSLEIKELLVLSADALFVLLDECLLSDESPHISSHRDATGKAGAVASAVVSNVNNNDSSAFLSWIYAGPTSGEELASWMRVKEEKASEGMEILQMIEKEFYQLQSLCEQKCEHLNYEEALQAVEKLCVEENRKRKESRDYVHQSFDSILKQRREELESDNDGTTVRSRFELDAVLNIIKEAEAPNVNQFGYEETYCGLTSQLCDLESGEDYMLRVETCIEASIRRHKEHIQVELSKTDAKLMRNVNVLEQLKLKLGSIAVHDYHSILLPLVKSYLRAHLERLAQKDATDKSDAAREAFLAELALDDSKKVVRGGSDNSRHAQEKTKDKKKNKESRKAKYSKVTGVSEPQKHDDEIDDPVSLPVAYDADHPDSEIIVSVDGDKIQQQEEELRRRIELEAEERKLEETLEFQRRMENEAKQKHLAEQHKKATQTYHENVAEGMHDASLKFDSVDLDASEQFKPSTLEHLASKSEEILAPHHSALPINYSATPCTQISRDNQAKIVQGLPNEGITEDGFVPSERRSGRSRRKQKSSVKAPVGKHQSLSSPRESVEVGSSLTEGGLIEVHSSSIKSVLGDDEGKSLRHVQAEDDDEERFQADLKKAVRQSLDTFEAQKKLPSVSSLKMLQMASGEVDSGSGASNDDQVDNMIKDNKVGAGLKNEVGEYNCFLNVIIQSLWHIRRFRDEFLQKATSEHVHMGDPCVVCALYEIFSALSIASIDSWKEAVAPTSLRIALSNLYPDSNFFQEAQMNDASEVLGVIFDCLHRSFTPGSSISDTESVASSCMGSWDCASNTCIVHSIFGMDIFERMNCYNCGLESRHLKYTSFFHNINASALRTMKVMCAESSFHELLNFVELNHQLACDPEAGGCGKLNYIHHILSSPPHVFTTVLGWQNTSESVDDIRATLSAFNTEIDISAIYRGLDPKNTHGLVSVVCYYGQHYRCYAYSHDHGQWIMYDDKTVEVIGSWDGVLDSCERGHWQPQLLLFEAVN